The Desulfovibrio fairfieldensis sequence CGGTGGCCTCTTCGCTTTTCCGGGCGGCCTCGTCAATGCGTTCGCGCAGATTGCCGATCATCTGGCCCAGAGAGGCATCCAGAGCGCGGATTTCGCGCGGGCAACGCGGATCCAGATTGATTTTCGTGTCAAGCCGTCCTTTGGCCACTTCATCCGCCGCGCCGGTCAGCTGGCGCAGGGGCGAGCAGATCACCCGAGTCACGTACCAGGCCACAAGGAGCATCAGAGCTACGATGCCCAGGCAGATCCAGGCCTGATACATGGCATAGCGATCATTGCTTTCGGTCACCAGGGCGGCGATACGCTGCTGCTCGGCCTGCACGCTGTCAATGTACACGCCGGTGCCGATCAGAACATCGGTGCCGGGGATCAGGCAGACATAGCTCAGTTTGGGCTGGATGCCCGCGCCGGGTTTTTCAAAGGTATATTCCACAAAGCCGCCGCCGGCCTTGGCCGCTTTAATGAATTCCTGGACAAAAAGCGACCCGTTGGCGTCCTTGAGGTTGCTGCAATCCTTGCCGTTCAACGATTTGTTGATGGGCACGTTGATGCGCATGCCGCCGGTGGTGTAGGTGAAGTAGTAACCTTCGTTATTGGGGAAAAAGCGCTGATAGTCGGTGAGTTGCTCGATGATGGCGTATTGTTCTTTCTTGTCCGAGACGTTTTTGAGTCGATTGGCCAGATTCTGCGCTTCCACTTCCACCGCGCTCTTCACGCCGTATTCATATTTCTGGCGCAGGGCGTCGGTGATCTGCGGCATGGTGACATCATTGAATACCCGCTGCGATATTAGAAAATTGGCGGTGAACAATGTCCCTATGCTCAGCAGAAAGATGCCGCACAGTACGATGATCCACATTCTGACATTCATGGATGTTCTCCTCCCTAGCATCCGTATCGCGCATCTGTTCATGCCAACCGGCGGCAACCAACCAAGGAACGCTGGACAGGCGTTCCGTCCTAAGAGCAGGTTAACTTTGAAAATTGGCATTTTCAAAGTCGGCGCTGCCTTCAGCCTATTCTTGCTTTCGTCATCCGTAGTGATGCTGGCCTTATCTGCAAGAGGCCGCAGGCCATGCAAAGGGCGGCCTGCGGCGGATATGCAAATGCCCGTATGCGGGCGGACATATGTATTTGTCGGTATAATTAAAATTATCTTAAGCCCTTCGGACAAATTTTTCCAGTGCCGCTTTTCTGTGGGCAAGCGCGGGTCATAAAAAAACAGCTCCCGCCGTGAGGAGGGAGCTGTTGTCTGATTCAAAGCAATGCGGGCAAAGCCCGCAGCGGGGAACGGCTTAGTACATGCCGTCCATGCCGCCCATGCCGCCCATGCCGCCGGGCATGGCCGGGGCGTCCTTCTTGGGCTCGGGCTTTTCAGCGATGGCGCATTCGGTGGTCAGCAGCAGGGAAGCCACGGAAGCGGCGTTCTGCAGGGCCGTGCGGGTCACCTTCTTCGGGTCGATGACGCCGGCCTTGATCAGGTCTTCGTATTCGCCGGTGGCCGCGTTGAAGCCGAAGCCGTCTTTGCCGGCGCGGACCTTTTCCACCACGATGGAACCTTCGAAGCCCGCGTTGTGGGCGATCTGGCGCAGGGGTTCCTCAATGGCGCGGCGGATGATGTTCACACCGGCCAGTTCGTCGTCGTCAGCGGGTTTGATGTCGTTGAGGACCTTGGACACGCGGATCAGCGCGGTGCCGCCGCCAGGCACGATGCCTTCTTCCACGGCGGCGCGGGTGGCATTGAGGGCGTCTTCCACGCGGTCTTTCTTTTCTTTCATTTCCACTTCAGTGGCGGCGCCCACATGCACCACGGCCACGCCGCCCACCAGCTTGGCCAGGCGTTCCTGCAGCTTTTCGCGGTCGTAGTCGGAGGTGCTGTCTTCGATCTGGGCACGAATCTGCTTCACGCGGGCCTTGATGTCCTCGCTCTTGCCGGCGCCGTCCACGATGGTGGTGTTGTCTTTGTCAACAACCACGCGCTTGGCGGTGCCCAAGTCGGCCAGGGTCATGTTTTCCAGCTTGGTGCCGGTGTCGTCGGAAGCCACCTGGCCGCCAGTGAGGACGGCGATGTCCTGAAGCATGGCCTTGCGGCGGTCGCCGAAGCCGGGGGCTTTCACGGCCACAACCTGAAGGGCGCCGCGCAACTTGTTGACCACCAGGGTGGCCAGGGCTTCGCCTTCCACGTCTTCGGCGATGAGCATCAGCGGACGGTTGACTTTCGCCACCTGCTCAAGCACGGGCAGCATGTCTTTCATGCTGGAGATCTTCTTTTCCGTGCAGAGGATGTAGGGATTGTCCATCTCGCAGATCATCTTTTCGGCGTTGGTCACGAAATAGGGGGAGAGGTAGCCGCGGTCGAAACGCATGCCTTCCACCACATCCATGGTGGTTTCCAGGCCCTTGGCTTCCTCAACGGTGATGACGCCTTCCTTGCCCACCTTGGACATGGCTTCGGCAATGATGTTGCCGATGGTGGCGTCGGAGTTGGCGGAAATGGTGCCGATCTGGGCAATTTCCTTCTGGTCGCGGGTGGGCTTGGCCAGATTGGCGAGCTCGGTGATCAGGGCTTCCACGCCCTTGTCGATGCCGCGCTTGATAGCCATGGGATTACGACCGGCGGCCACCAGCTTGATGCCTTCATGGTATACGGACTGGGCCAGAATGGTGGCGGTGGTGGTGCCGTCGCCGGCGGCGTCGGAAGTCTTGGAAGCCACTTCCTTCACGAGCTGGGCGCCCATGTTTTCAAACTTGTCGTCCAGTTCGATTTCTTTAGCCACGGTCACGCCGTCTTTGGTGATGACGGGCGCGCCGAAGGACTTTTCAAGAGCGACATTGCGGCCTTTGGGGCCGAGAGTGACTTTAACGGCATTGGCAAGTTTGTCCACGCCGCGGGCGAGTTTTTCACGAGCTTTAACGTCAAAAAAGATTTCTTTAGCGCACATTTTCAGAGTTCCTCCTGGATGGTGATTCGGCAGAGATCGGGATTAGTCGATGATGGCGAGAATGTCTTCTTCGCGCATCACAAGGTGGTCGACGCCGTCCAGCTTGATTTCCGTACCGGCATACTTGTTGAAGAGCACTTCATCGCCCTTCTTCACAGCCATGGCGACGCGGGAACCGTTTTCCGCGATCTTGCCGGGGCCCACGGCCACAACCTGGCCCTTGGAGGGCTTTTCCTTGGCCGTGTCGGGGATGTACAGACCGCCAGCGGTCTTCTCTTCAGATTCAAGGCGCTTGACCAGCACACGGTCGTTGAGGGGTTTCAGCTTCATGACGTCAAATCCTCCCGGAAAAGTTTTTTTATTGCCCTTACGGGCACGGGCGGCGGCCGAACCAGCGGACGCGCCGGAAATATTGCGCGTAATGGGCCGCAACGGGCGTTGTGCCGTTGCACCGCCCCACACGGGCATACAGATAAGACAGTCTGGCGGCTTGAAAAGGGGCTGAAGCGATTTTTTTTTAATTTTTTTCCTGTAAAATTTAAAAATTATTTTATTTTAACAGGTTAACGCCTGCCTCCGTTTTCGCTTCAGCGAGCCTCAATGGACGCTCCGTAACGGTCGGCGCATTGCGCTCCCGGCGCGCCGGTCAAAAAATCCGCTGTTTTCTTCCCGGCCGTTGCCGATGAGGGAAATTGCATCCGTTCCGTCCCTGGGATACCATTCACAGTTCAGGTACGTTGCCTATGAAAAAAGCCGCCCTGTTCCATGCGAATTTTCCCGCACATTCTCTCCAGCGCAAAACGCATCAGGAGACAGAAAAATGCAAGTAAGGCGTCTTCTTGAAATTATACTTCTGCTGCTGCATGGCAGATGCGGCACGCTCAGAGAACTTTCAGAACACTGTTCCGTTTCCGTTGATGCCATCAAAAATGACATAGGCATACTGAAAAATTCCGGTATTCCCATACGCTGCTGTTCCGCAAGCGGCACCGTAAGCCTGCCTGAGGGTTTTACCCTCGAGACGATGTTCAAGCCCCGGCGGGAGCGGAGCGCCGAAATGTCGTGTGTTCCACCTCTGCCTGATGGCGGGGGGTATCCCGGTTTTACGTATCCTCCGCAACACCGTCACATGGCGCCGGAGCGCAAGCGCAACGAACTGGCCCCCGGCGTATACGCCTTTGTGGGCTACAGTTCCTCCAACTTCGGCGTCATCGCCTCTGAGCACGGCTATATTCTCATTGACGCCGGTGACGATTTGAACGGCGCGGCCGAGGCGTTGCGGGAAATCAAAAATCTGATTCCCGGCGGGGTTCAGGCCGTCATTCTTACACACAGCCATCCGGATCACCGGGGCGGAGCCGAGGTTTTCCTTAAAGGGCGGCGGGATATCCCCGTTTGGGGCCACGCGGACTTCGGGGCCGAGCAAAGAGCGGGTAGGGGGCTTGAGCAGGTCAGCGCCGAACGCGCGGCCAGGCAGTTCGGCGCGGGCATCCCTGACGCCGACTATCCGGTCAACGTTATGCTCCCGAGGTTTGCCGGAGGAAAGTCCGGGCCGTTGCTGTCGCCCAATATTTTTGTGACGGAAGACCGCATGCCCGTGCGCATTGACGGGGTCAACCTCGAACTCCACAGGATTCCCGGCGAAAGCACGGACCACCTCGTTATCTGGCTGCCTGAACGGCAGGTGCTTTTTTCCGGTGATCACATCTACCGCAGCTTCCCCAATATCTATCCGGTACGCGGCGGCGTTTACCGGGATGTGGAGCAGTGGGCCAAAGCTGTGCGCCGCCTAATGGACTTCAGGCCCAAGGCAATGATGTTCGGCCACAATGCCGTCCCGGCCCCGGATGAAATCCTTCCCATGCTGTCCGGATATGCGGAGGCCATTGAATATGTGTACGCCGAGACCCTTAAGGGCATGAATCAGGGCAAGACTCCCGACGAACTGGCCGCAAGCCTGCGCCTGCCCGGACATTTGCGGGATCAGGCGTATCTGGGGGAGTTTTACGGCGCTGTTCCCTGGGCTGTCCGTTCCATTTACGCCCACAAACTGGGCTGGTTTGACGGCAATCCCACTACACTGGTTCCGTTGACGCCGTTGGAAGAAGCCGAGCGCATGGCGGCGCTGGCCGGTGGGAGTGGGCAGCTTCTCCGGGTCGCGCAAAATGCCCTGGCGGGCCGGGATTACCGCTGGGCGGCCAGGCTCGCTGATTACCTGTTGCAACTTGGTGAAACTGAAAACGGAAAAGCCGTCAAAGCCGCGGCACTGGAAGAATTGAGCCGCGACATCCTGCCGGTGGCGGGCAAGAATTACCTTTTGCGCTCAGCCCTGGACCTACGCAAGTAACTCCGGTTTCTCCATAATGAAAAATGCCTCCTGTTCAAGAGGCATTTTCGGGAATTCCGGAAACGGTGGTTGCTAATACTCGCAGAGCTGATCCGCCGGAATGATGGTAAAGCCGTTGTCCCTGAGCACGTCCACGGCGTGATCCACCTTGTCGAAGCGGAAGATCATCACCGCGCTTTCCTGGTCGCGCTGCACAAAGGCGTACATGTACTCCACATTGATGCCGTTACGCGAAACAAGCTGCAACACGGCGTCAAGACCTCCCGGCGTATCGGCCACTTCCACGGCCACCACGCTGGTGCGGCCCAGAGTGAAGCCTTTTTCCTTGAGCACGGTTTTGGCCTTTTCATGATCGCAGACGATCATGCGCAAAATGCCGAAGTCAGAGGTGTCCGCCAAGGAAAGGGCGCGGATGTTGATGCCCGCCTCGGCCAGAGTGTGGGTGACTTCAGCCAGACGACCGGCCCGATTTTCCAGAAAAACGGATAATTGTTCAGCTTTCATGGCGGAATCCTTTATCAGTCGTAAGGGGCTCAGGCTTTGTGGGAGTCATCACCGGAAGAGGACTGGTCTTTTTTGTCCTTGGGGGTGATGTCGATTTCATCGGGTTCAGACGAAGCGCGGCGGAAGTTGCGGATGGCCCGGCCGAGCCCGCCACCTATTTCCGGCAGTTTGTTGGCTCCGAAAATGAGCAGCACAACTACCAGAATAAGTAATAATTCCTGCATGCCAATGCCGAACATGCGGCAAGCCTCCGTTGGATGTTGGGCTGTAAAGCCAGTCTACTGTTATAGCATAAGCCGCCGCAGGCATGAGGTCAAGGCGG is a genomic window containing:
- the groL gene encoding chaperonin GroEL (60 kDa chaperone family; promotes refolding of misfolded polypeptides especially under stressful conditions; forms two stacked rings of heptamers to form a barrel-shaped 14mer; ends can be capped by GroES; misfolded proteins enter the barrel where they are refolded when GroES binds) yields the protein MCAKEIFFDVKAREKLARGVDKLANAVKVTLGPKGRNVALEKSFGAPVITKDGVTVAKEIELDDKFENMGAQLVKEVASKTSDAAGDGTTTATILAQSVYHEGIKLVAAGRNPMAIKRGIDKGVEALITELANLAKPTRDQKEIAQIGTISANSDATIGNIIAEAMSKVGKEGVITVEEAKGLETTMDVVEGMRFDRGYLSPYFVTNAEKMICEMDNPYILCTEKKISSMKDMLPVLEQVAKVNRPLMLIAEDVEGEALATLVVNKLRGALQVVAVKAPGFGDRRKAMLQDIAVLTGGQVASDDTGTKLENMTLADLGTAKRVVVDKDNTTIVDGAGKSEDIKARVKQIRAQIEDSTSDYDREKLQERLAKLVGGVAVVHVGAATEVEMKEKKDRVEDALNATRAAVEEGIVPGGGTALIRVSKVLNDIKPADDDELAGVNIIRRAIEEPLRQIAHNAGFEGSIVVEKVRAGKDGFGFNAATGEYEDLIKAGVIDPKKVTRTALQNAASVASLLLTTECAIAEKPEPKKDAPAMPGGMGGMGGMDGMY
- the groES gene encoding co-chaperone GroES → MKLKPLNDRVLVKRLESEEKTAGGLYIPDTAKEKPSKGQVVAVGPGKIAENGSRVAMAVKKGDEVLFNKYAGTEIKLDGVDHLVMREEDILAIID
- a CDS encoding alkyl/aryl-sulfatase; this encodes MAPERKRNELAPGVYAFVGYSSSNFGVIASEHGYILIDAGDDLNGAAEALREIKNLIPGGVQAVILTHSHPDHRGGAEVFLKGRRDIPVWGHADFGAEQRAGRGLEQVSAERAARQFGAGIPDADYPVNVMLPRFAGGKSGPLLSPNIFVTEDRMPVRIDGVNLELHRIPGESTDHLVIWLPERQVLFSGDHIYRSFPNIYPVRGGVYRDVEQWAKAVRRLMDFRPKAMMFGHNAVPAPDEILPMLSGYAEAIEYVYAETLKGMNQGKTPDELAASLRLPGHLRDQAYLGEFYGAVPWAVRSIYAHKLGWFDGNPTTLVPLTPLEEAERMAALAGGSGQLLRVAQNALAGRDYRWAARLADYLLQLGETENGKAVKAAALEELSRDILPVAGKNYLLRSALDLRK
- a CDS encoding ACT domain-containing protein; this encodes MKAEQLSVFLENRAGRLAEVTHTLAEAGINIRALSLADTSDFGILRMIVCDHEKAKTVLKEKGFTLGRTSVVAVEVADTPGGLDAVLQLVSRNGINVEYMYAFVQRDQESAVMIFRFDKVDHAVDVLRDNGFTIIPADQLCEY
- a CDS encoding twin-arginine translocase TatA/TatE family subunit; its protein translation is MFGIGMQELLLILVVVLLIFGANKLPEIGGGLGRAIRNFRRASSEPDEIDITPKDKKDQSSSGDDSHKA